In Nicotiana tabacum cultivar K326 chromosome 21, ASM71507v2, whole genome shotgun sequence, one DNA window encodes the following:
- the LOC107804837 gene encoding uncharacterized protein LOC107804837 isoform X1, whose product MTVVYGPSCTLISPRVPASSHRHRIMGTPREEATNEVSSENLQRKPDPDPATNNPELKEKGRCEPISADVVSGEMQKRPSPAADAQASKSNQEETTHPSTCQDVSSNVSQSNQEDISLSKVQQYQSENVRRKQGLKSEGDASVCSQLSILPKVSDAKSYGSESGAIEKVVSPLSGKASDSTDQIQSQSMEVVVSQSDHQRVTYPIRPEKTLDKLQPRRNPDTSGHGLPSDRGMTLFRLPEKPLEDGYNWRKYGQKLVRGNEFTRSYYKCTYPNCLAKKQVERSHDGHITDVHYIGKHEHPKTPSGPQTSPGLVVPLQMRQPDIPVLTTSEEAEGEKSTMRETCESSKPSEAPLALDIVSAGAGMQVTPLKPHKLENEVDKNSGPDSKRQKKDIAKDDTPPIKSHSEPRHIVQTMSEVDIVNDGHRWRKYGQKYVKGNPNPRSYYRCSIAGCPVKKHVERASHDPKMVVTTYEGQHDHNMSWFRTLSQITTAPDLSLTGISGESRLESGETKHIGESISESGENKHVGESRIESGENKHVGESRKRVGQSISESGETKHVRASISESGETKHVGESRIESGENKHVGQSRSESGENKHVNLDMVVHIGAN is encoded by the exons ATGACGGTGGTGTATGGGCCATCGTGCACTTTGATTAGTCCACGGGTGCCTGCTAGCTCCCACCGGCACAG GATAATGGGTACCCCTAGAGAAGAGGCAACAAATGAAGTTTCCTCCGAGAATTTACAGCGGAAGCCAGACCCTGACCCTGCAACCAACAACCCAGAGTTAAAAGAGAAAGGGAGATGTGAACCAATTTCAGCTGATGTTGTTTCTGGTGAGATGCAGAAGAGACCGAGTCCTGCTGCTGACGCACAAGCATCAAAAAGTAATCAAGAGGAAACTACACATCCTTCAACATGCCAAGACGTGTCAAGTAATGTGTCACAATCTAATCAAGAAGATATTTCTCTTTCTAAAGTACAACAGTACCAGTCAGAAAATGTGCGGCGGAAACAGGGTCTTAAGAGTGAGGGTGATGCATCTGTATGTAGTCAACTTTCTATTTTACCAAAGGTCTCAGATGCAAAATCATATGGATCAGAATCTGGTGCAATAGAGAAAGTGGTTTCCCCATTATCTGGTAAGGCTTCAGATTCTACAGATCAAATACAAAGTCAGAGCATGGAGGTAGTTGTATCACAATCTGATCACCAACGAGTGACTTATCCCATAAGGCCCGAGAAAACTTTGGATAAGTTGCAACCTAGGCGAAACCCTGATACTAGTGGCCATGGGTTGCCATCTGATCGCGGTATGACTCTCTTCAGGTTACCTGAAAAACCATTGGAAGATGGATATAACTGGCGAAAGTATGGTCAGAAGCTTGTCAGAGGAAATGAGTTTACTCGGAGTTATTATAAGTGCACATACCCTAATTGCCTTGCAAAAAAGCAAGTGGAGAGATCACATGACGGGCATATTACAGATGTCCACTATATTGGGAAGCATGAACATCCGAAAACTCCGAGTGGACCGCAGACCTCTCCTGGATTGGTGGTCCCTTTGCAAATGAGACAACCAGACATTCCAGTGCTCACTACATCAGAAGAAG CTGAAGGCGAGAAATCTACCATGCGAGAAACATGTGAATCTAGTAAGCCATCAGAGGCCCCGCTTGCATTGGACATTGTATCAGCTGGCGCTGGTATGCAGGTTACGCCTTTGAAGCCACATAAATTAGAAAATGAGGTTGATAAGAATAGTGGTCCAGACTCAAAAAGACA AAAAAAAGATATTGCTAAGGATGATACTCCACCTATTAAGTCCCATAGTGAACCACGACACATTGTTCAGACCATGAGCGAAGTAGATATAGTCAACGATGGTCACCGCTGGCGCAAATATGGGCAAAAATATGTAAAAGGCAATCCAAATCCGAG GAGTTACTACAGATGCTCAATTGCTGGTTGCCCTGTGAAGAAGCATGTAGAGAGGGCATCCCATGATCCAAAAATGGTCGTTACAACATATGAAGGGCAGCATGACCATAACATGTCATGGTTTAGGACTTTAAGCCAAATTACAACGGCACCTGATCTCAGTTTAACAGGCATAAGTGGAGAATCCAGATTGGAATCTGGTGAAACCAAACATATTGGAGAGTCCATATCTGAATCGGGTGAAAACAAACATGTCGGAGAGTCCAGAATTGAATCTGGTGAAAACAAACATGTTGGAGAGTCCAGAAAACGTGTCGGACAGTCCATATCTGAATCGGGTGAAACCAAACATGTTAGAGCGTCCATATCTGAATCGGGTGAAACCAAACATGTTGGAGAGTCCAGAATTGAATCAGGTGAAAACAAACATGTTGGACAGTCCAGATCCGAATCGGGTGAAAACAAGCATGTTAACCTTGACATGGTTGTTCATATTGGTGCAAATTGA
- the LOC107804837 gene encoding uncharacterized protein LOC107804837 isoform X2 yields the protein MVLHRIMGTPREEATNEVSSENLQRKPDPDPATNNPELKEKGRCEPISADVVSGEMQKRPSPAADAQASKSNQEETTHPSTCQDVSSNVSQSNQEDISLSKVQQYQSENVRRKQGLKSEGDASVCSQLSILPKVSDAKSYGSESGAIEKVVSPLSGKASDSTDQIQSQSMEVVVSQSDHQRVTYPIRPEKTLDKLQPRRNPDTSGHGLPSDRGMTLFRLPEKPLEDGYNWRKYGQKLVRGNEFTRSYYKCTYPNCLAKKQVERSHDGHITDVHYIGKHEHPKTPSGPQTSPGLVVPLQMRQPDIPVLTTSEEAEGEKSTMRETCESSKPSEAPLALDIVSAGAGMQVTPLKPHKLENEVDKNSGPDSKRQKKDIAKDDTPPIKSHSEPRHIVQTMSEVDIVNDGHRWRKYGQKYVKGNPNPRSYYRCSIAGCPVKKHVERASHDPKMVVTTYEGQHDHNMSWFRTLSQITTAPDLSLTGISGESRLESGETKHIGESISESGENKHVGESRIESGENKHVGESRKRVGQSISESGETKHVRASISESGETKHVGESRIESGENKHVGQSRSESGENKHVNLDMVVHIGAN from the exons ATGGTTTTGCACAGGATAATGGGTACCCCTAGAGAAGAGGCAACAAATGAAGTTTCCTCCGAGAATTTACAGCGGAAGCCAGACCCTGACCCTGCAACCAACAACCCAGAGTTAAAAGAGAAAGGGAGATGTGAACCAATTTCAGCTGATGTTGTTTCTGGTGAGATGCAGAAGAGACCGAGTCCTGCTGCTGACGCACAAGCATCAAAAAGTAATCAAGAGGAAACTACACATCCTTCAACATGCCAAGACGTGTCAAGTAATGTGTCACAATCTAATCAAGAAGATATTTCTCTTTCTAAAGTACAACAGTACCAGTCAGAAAATGTGCGGCGGAAACAGGGTCTTAAGAGTGAGGGTGATGCATCTGTATGTAGTCAACTTTCTATTTTACCAAAGGTCTCAGATGCAAAATCATATGGATCAGAATCTGGTGCAATAGAGAAAGTGGTTTCCCCATTATCTGGTAAGGCTTCAGATTCTACAGATCAAATACAAAGTCAGAGCATGGAGGTAGTTGTATCACAATCTGATCACCAACGAGTGACTTATCCCATAAGGCCCGAGAAAACTTTGGATAAGTTGCAACCTAGGCGAAACCCTGATACTAGTGGCCATGGGTTGCCATCTGATCGCGGTATGACTCTCTTCAGGTTACCTGAAAAACCATTGGAAGATGGATATAACTGGCGAAAGTATGGTCAGAAGCTTGTCAGAGGAAATGAGTTTACTCGGAGTTATTATAAGTGCACATACCCTAATTGCCTTGCAAAAAAGCAAGTGGAGAGATCACATGACGGGCATATTACAGATGTCCACTATATTGGGAAGCATGAACATCCGAAAACTCCGAGTGGACCGCAGACCTCTCCTGGATTGGTGGTCCCTTTGCAAATGAGACAACCAGACATTCCAGTGCTCACTACATCAGAAGAAG CTGAAGGCGAGAAATCTACCATGCGAGAAACATGTGAATCTAGTAAGCCATCAGAGGCCCCGCTTGCATTGGACATTGTATCAGCTGGCGCTGGTATGCAGGTTACGCCTTTGAAGCCACATAAATTAGAAAATGAGGTTGATAAGAATAGTGGTCCAGACTCAAAAAGACA AAAAAAAGATATTGCTAAGGATGATACTCCACCTATTAAGTCCCATAGTGAACCACGACACATTGTTCAGACCATGAGCGAAGTAGATATAGTCAACGATGGTCACCGCTGGCGCAAATATGGGCAAAAATATGTAAAAGGCAATCCAAATCCGAG GAGTTACTACAGATGCTCAATTGCTGGTTGCCCTGTGAAGAAGCATGTAGAGAGGGCATCCCATGATCCAAAAATGGTCGTTACAACATATGAAGGGCAGCATGACCATAACATGTCATGGTTTAGGACTTTAAGCCAAATTACAACGGCACCTGATCTCAGTTTAACAGGCATAAGTGGAGAATCCAGATTGGAATCTGGTGAAACCAAACATATTGGAGAGTCCATATCTGAATCGGGTGAAAACAAACATGTCGGAGAGTCCAGAATTGAATCTGGTGAAAACAAACATGTTGGAGAGTCCAGAAAACGTGTCGGACAGTCCATATCTGAATCGGGTGAAACCAAACATGTTAGAGCGTCCATATCTGAATCGGGTGAAACCAAACATGTTGGAGAGTCCAGAATTGAATCAGGTGAAAACAAACATGTTGGACAGTCCAGATCCGAATCGGGTGAAAACAAGCATGTTAACCTTGACATGGTTGTTCATATTGGTGCAAATTGA
- the LOC107804837 gene encoding uncharacterized protein LOC107804837 isoform X3: MGTPREEATNEVSSENLQRKPDPDPATNNPELKEKGRCEPISADVVSGEMQKRPSPAADAQASKSNQEETTHPSTCQDVSSNVSQSNQEDISLSKVQQYQSENVRRKQGLKSEGDASVCSQLSILPKVSDAKSYGSESGAIEKVVSPLSGKASDSTDQIQSQSMEVVVSQSDHQRVTYPIRPEKTLDKLQPRRNPDTSGHGLPSDRGMTLFRLPEKPLEDGYNWRKYGQKLVRGNEFTRSYYKCTYPNCLAKKQVERSHDGHITDVHYIGKHEHPKTPSGPQTSPGLVVPLQMRQPDIPVLTTSEEAEGEKSTMRETCESSKPSEAPLALDIVSAGAGMQVTPLKPHKLENEVDKNSGPDSKRQKKDIAKDDTPPIKSHSEPRHIVQTMSEVDIVNDGHRWRKYGQKYVKGNPNPRSYYRCSIAGCPVKKHVERASHDPKMVVTTYEGQHDHNMSWFRTLSQITTAPDLSLTGISGESRLESGETKHIGESISESGENKHVGESRIESGENKHVGESRKRVGQSISESGETKHVRASISESGETKHVGESRIESGENKHVGQSRSESGENKHVNLDMVVHIGAN, translated from the exons ATGGGTACCCCTAGAGAAGAGGCAACAAATGAAGTTTCCTCCGAGAATTTACAGCGGAAGCCAGACCCTGACCCTGCAACCAACAACCCAGAGTTAAAAGAGAAAGGGAGATGTGAACCAATTTCAGCTGATGTTGTTTCTGGTGAGATGCAGAAGAGACCGAGTCCTGCTGCTGACGCACAAGCATCAAAAAGTAATCAAGAGGAAACTACACATCCTTCAACATGCCAAGACGTGTCAAGTAATGTGTCACAATCTAATCAAGAAGATATTTCTCTTTCTAAAGTACAACAGTACCAGTCAGAAAATGTGCGGCGGAAACAGGGTCTTAAGAGTGAGGGTGATGCATCTGTATGTAGTCAACTTTCTATTTTACCAAAGGTCTCAGATGCAAAATCATATGGATCAGAATCTGGTGCAATAGAGAAAGTGGTTTCCCCATTATCTGGTAAGGCTTCAGATTCTACAGATCAAATACAAAGTCAGAGCATGGAGGTAGTTGTATCACAATCTGATCACCAACGAGTGACTTATCCCATAAGGCCCGAGAAAACTTTGGATAAGTTGCAACCTAGGCGAAACCCTGATACTAGTGGCCATGGGTTGCCATCTGATCGCGGTATGACTCTCTTCAGGTTACCTGAAAAACCATTGGAAGATGGATATAACTGGCGAAAGTATGGTCAGAAGCTTGTCAGAGGAAATGAGTTTACTCGGAGTTATTATAAGTGCACATACCCTAATTGCCTTGCAAAAAAGCAAGTGGAGAGATCACATGACGGGCATATTACAGATGTCCACTATATTGGGAAGCATGAACATCCGAAAACTCCGAGTGGACCGCAGACCTCTCCTGGATTGGTGGTCCCTTTGCAAATGAGACAACCAGACATTCCAGTGCTCACTACATCAGAAGAAG CTGAAGGCGAGAAATCTACCATGCGAGAAACATGTGAATCTAGTAAGCCATCAGAGGCCCCGCTTGCATTGGACATTGTATCAGCTGGCGCTGGTATGCAGGTTACGCCTTTGAAGCCACATAAATTAGAAAATGAGGTTGATAAGAATAGTGGTCCAGACTCAAAAAGACA AAAAAAAGATATTGCTAAGGATGATACTCCACCTATTAAGTCCCATAGTGAACCACGACACATTGTTCAGACCATGAGCGAAGTAGATATAGTCAACGATGGTCACCGCTGGCGCAAATATGGGCAAAAATATGTAAAAGGCAATCCAAATCCGAG GAGTTACTACAGATGCTCAATTGCTGGTTGCCCTGTGAAGAAGCATGTAGAGAGGGCATCCCATGATCCAAAAATGGTCGTTACAACATATGAAGGGCAGCATGACCATAACATGTCATGGTTTAGGACTTTAAGCCAAATTACAACGGCACCTGATCTCAGTTTAACAGGCATAAGTGGAGAATCCAGATTGGAATCTGGTGAAACCAAACATATTGGAGAGTCCATATCTGAATCGGGTGAAAACAAACATGTCGGAGAGTCCAGAATTGAATCTGGTGAAAACAAACATGTTGGAGAGTCCAGAAAACGTGTCGGACAGTCCATATCTGAATCGGGTGAAACCAAACATGTTAGAGCGTCCATATCTGAATCGGGTGAAACCAAACATGTTGGAGAGTCCAGAATTGAATCAGGTGAAAACAAACATGTTGGACAGTCCAGATCCGAATCGGGTGAAAACAAGCATGTTAACCTTGACATGGTTGTTCATATTGGTGCAAATTGA